From Pseudobdellovibrio exovorus JSS, a single genomic window includes:
- a CDS encoding FecCD family ABC transporter permease produces the protein MNLARRSVILVSFILLLAALLLTIVISISKGAVTIAPAEVVRILLKNFGLLTQTSVDAQHEAVIWAIRLPRVLQGVIVGATLAAAGVVLQGLFRNPLADSGLLGISSGASFFVAAAVVLQFHKFGLFTLPLAAFVGSTCAILLVSGLSHSARKTQVASMLLAGIALNSFFMAGTGLATYFSTDEQLRTITFWQMGSLASASWTSLAIAGPFMLVSIFGLPFLAGSLNALLLGEDNAQYLGVRVERLKWCIIFLVALGVGASVAISGLIGFIGLIVPHLVRLVTGPNHKLVIPGSILVGAILLTSADLLARTVITPQELPIGLMTSILGAPFFLYLILREKRRGLHG, from the coding sequence ATGAATCTTGCCCGTCGCTCTGTCATTTTAGTTTCCTTTATACTATTGTTAGCAGCGCTGCTGCTGACAATAGTCATTTCTATTTCTAAAGGTGCCGTCACTATTGCACCAGCCGAAGTTGTTCGCATTTTATTAAAAAACTTTGGACTACTCACTCAGACCTCTGTGGATGCACAACATGAAGCCGTTATCTGGGCGATTCGCCTCCCACGCGTTCTACAAGGTGTTATCGTTGGCGCCACACTGGCTGCCGCTGGCGTTGTGCTACAGGGACTTTTTAGAAATCCTTTAGCAGATTCTGGATTACTTGGTATCTCGAGCGGAGCTTCCTTTTTTGTGGCCGCCGCGGTGGTTTTACAATTTCACAAATTTGGACTCTTTACTTTACCACTCGCAGCTTTTGTCGGTAGCACCTGTGCCATCTTATTAGTTTCGGGATTATCACATTCCGCCAGAAAAACTCAGGTCGCCAGTATGTTATTAGCTGGTATCGCCTTAAATTCATTTTTTATGGCAGGGACCGGACTTGCCACTTATTTTTCAACGGATGAGCAGCTGCGTACCATTACATTTTGGCAAATGGGTTCACTAGCCAGTGCCAGTTGGACATCATTAGCCATTGCTGGCCCATTTATGCTGGTGAGTATTTTCGGCCTTCCCTTTTTAGCAGGCTCTTTGAATGCCTTGTTGTTAGGTGAAGACAATGCTCAATATCTTGGTGTGCGCGTCGAGCGCTTGAAGTGGTGTATTATCTTTTTAGTGGCTCTTGGCGTAGGAGCCTCAGTCGCCATTTCCGGTCTGATTGGTTTCATCGGTTTGATCGTGCCCCATTTAGTTCGATTGGTAACAGGCCCTAATCATAAACTAGTAATTCCGGGATCTATTTTAGTAGGTGCTATTCTACTCACTTCTGCAGATCTCTTAGCAAGAACTGTTATCACACCACAAGAGCTGCCTATTGGATTAATGACTTCTATTCTAGGAGCACCATTTTTCTTATACCTTATTTTAAGAGAGAAACGCCGAGGTTTACATGGCTAA
- a CDS encoding heme ABC transporter ATP-binding protein — MANPLLQVRNLSFEISDKSSKRKLVDQLEFAVSSQELLVILGRNGAGKSTLMKLITKQLKPNEGSVQVFGKELGEHHPRELAKRRAVLTQFTSLTFDYSVLDVVLLGRTPHSEFNSIKQFDRELALHCLELVDLQDFANRGYLSLSGGEQQRVHMARVLAQLGDSQEERLLLLDEPTSSLDLYHQHQLLELLRKIKKNNVGILAILHDLNLAARYADRLLIMKQGKTLALGTPQDVFTSENIAEAFNYHANVLQDPTRGCPYLI; from the coding sequence ATGGCTAACCCACTTCTTCAGGTTAGAAATCTCTCTTTTGAAATTTCCGATAAAAGTTCAAAAAGAAAATTAGTGGATCAATTAGAGTTTGCTGTCAGCAGCCAAGAACTACTTGTTATCCTCGGCCGCAATGGTGCTGGCAAAAGTACATTGATGAAGTTAATCACGAAACAGCTTAAACCTAATGAAGGTTCCGTGCAGGTTTTTGGCAAAGAACTCGGTGAGCACCATCCTCGTGAACTGGCGAAGCGTCGCGCTGTTTTAACACAATTCACCTCTTTAACTTTTGATTACTCGGTTCTAGATGTGGTGTTGTTAGGGCGCACGCCTCATTCCGAATTTAACTCTATAAAACAATTTGATCGTGAACTGGCACTGCATTGTTTAGAACTCGTAGATCTACAAGATTTCGCTAATCGGGGTTACCTCTCTTTGTCTGGCGGAGAACAACAGCGTGTCCACATGGCCCGCGTCTTAGCGCAGCTCGGAGACTCTCAAGAAGAGCGGCTTTTACTTTTAGATGAACCGACCAGTAGTCTTGATCTTTACCATCAACATCAACTTCTAGAGCTTCTTAGAAAAATCAAAAAAAACAATGTGGGTATCCTAGCTATTCTACATGATCTTAATCTGGCAGCCCGCTATGCCGATCGCCTATTGATTATGAAACAAGGAAAAACTTTAGCGTTAGGAACACCACAAGACGTTTTCACCAGTGAGAATATCGCTGAAGCTTTTAACTATCATGCAAACGTGTTGCAAGATCCTACAAGAGGCTGCCCGTATCTGATCTAG
- a CDS encoding DUF1634 domain-containing protein: MGNKIKLPQKSNTAFERKSVQFLLSGGVILSVTLMLVGLIALLWMGETSLTAVSILDIFYSDLGWAYRLLSFGMLILALTPAFRVITLLFLWWREKDWKFVGVSLAVLITLTLSLILGAI, from the coding sequence TTGGGCAATAAAATTAAACTTCCACAAAAATCAAATACGGCATTTGAAAGAAAATCAGTGCAGTTTCTTCTTAGCGGTGGAGTGATCTTATCTGTAACGTTAATGTTGGTGGGATTGATTGCTTTACTCTGGATGGGCGAGACCTCGCTGACAGCAGTCAGTATTTTGGATATTTTTTATTCTGATTTAGGTTGGGCTTATCGTCTTTTGTCTTTTGGGATGTTGATTCTAGCATTGACTCCGGCATTTCGTGTTATCACATTGCTGTTCTTATGGTGGCGTGAAAAGGACTGGAAATTTGTAGGTGTTTCACTGGCCGTATTAATCACATTGACGCTTTCTTTAATTTTAGGGGCGATTTAA
- a CDS encoding sulfite exporter TauE/SafE family protein, with amino-acid sequence MDALTSLPTLSINLSVALICGLIFTGVFAGILGALMGVGGGIIVVPILVLAFGFDIKVAVVSSLFAVVASSTAAGSVYVGKGLANMRLGMWLEVATTLGGIAGGLVAVFVSSHLITMIFSFLMMIIAFLVFRAKDKTKTVKFDGTEDSKTVMIESQEDAHSLSGSYYDVSSRSTIHYQVERSFLGSIISFFAGMLSGLLGVGGGFIKVPAMHLGMNVPIKVATATSNFMIGVTAISSLFVYFMKGMVYPLVAAPVAIGVVGGALYGTTLAQKISAALMKKVFAILLVLVAVQMLLSAMGVKFGQ; translated from the coding sequence GTGGACGCACTTACAAGTTTACCAACCTTATCCATAAATTTATCAGTGGCCTTGATCTGCGGCTTAATTTTTACCGGTGTCTTTGCAGGTATTTTAGGAGCACTAATGGGTGTCGGCGGTGGGATCATCGTTGTCCCTATACTGGTATTGGCCTTTGGTTTCGATATTAAAGTAGCCGTAGTCTCATCCTTATTTGCCGTGGTCGCATCTTCCACAGCCGCTGGTAGTGTCTATGTGGGTAAAGGTTTGGCGAATATGCGGTTAGGCATGTGGTTAGAAGTAGCAACTACTTTGGGCGGTATCGCAGGTGGTTTAGTTGCTGTATTTGTCTCTTCGCATTTGATTACTATGATTTTTTCTTTTCTGATGATGATCATCGCTTTTTTAGTCTTCAGAGCAAAAGATAAAACTAAAACAGTGAAGTTTGATGGGACAGAGGACTCGAAGACAGTGATGATCGAATCGCAAGAAGATGCTCACAGTCTTTCGGGGTCTTATTACGATGTCAGCAGTCGTTCGACTATTCACTATCAAGTCGAGCGAAGTTTTCTAGGCAGTATCATCTCATTTTTTGCAGGGATGCTGTCAGGTCTTTTAGGTGTTGGCGGCGGCTTTATTAAAGTTCCAGCGATGCATCTAGGGATGAATGTTCCGATCAAAGTCGCAACAGCGACCTCTAACTTTATGATTGGGGTGACGGCGATTTCCAGTTTATTTGTGTATTTTATGAAAGGCATGGTTTATCCATTGGTGGCAGCCCCTGTAGCGATCGGTGTTGTGGGTGGCGCTTTATATGGAACAACTTTGGCGCAGAAAATATCGGCCGCGCTTATGAAAAAAGTATTTGCGATACTGCTGGTGTTGGTTGCTGTTCAAATGTTATTGAGTGCGATGGGGGTGAAGTTTGGGCAATAA
- a CDS encoding TetR/AcrR family transcriptional regulator — MRLNDRAASEERLLNAAEELFSKIGYDRATTREIAKKSDVNIALINRYFDGKQGLLIALLKRKMERFKIEQLSYPEEATVTKEAVSYCASKIHGVCQDLSFVKIIFVQLLVDPKFSKKFKEQLTFSQKVNPLFLERMEKFRKAGKLKSSRTTEEICEPLELYAFSCVLFKIIMDNEPKDVVLKNLKNFVEDYIYRFDADRHKS, encoded by the coding sequence GTGCGATTAAATGATAGAGCAGCTTCAGAAGAGCGGTTATTAAATGCCGCCGAAGAGCTCTTTTCTAAGATCGGCTATGATAGAGCAACTACTCGAGAAATCGCCAAAAAATCTGATGTGAACATCGCTCTGATCAATCGCTACTTCGATGGTAAGCAGGGACTATTAATCGCCCTTCTAAAAAGAAAGATGGAAAGATTTAAGATCGAACAACTGTCTTATCCAGAAGAAGCTACTGTAACAAAAGAAGCGGTCAGTTACTGTGCTAGTAAGATCCATGGTGTTTGCCAAGATCTGAGTTTCGTGAAAATCATTTTCGTACAACTGCTTGTTGATCCAAAGTTCAGTAAAAAATTTAAAGAGCAACTGACTTTCTCGCAAAAAGTAAATCCACTTTTCCTAGAGCGCATGGAAAAATTCAGAAAAGCTGGAAAACTCAAATCATCTCGAACGACGGAAGAGATTTGTGAACCGCTAGAGCTATATGCGTTTAGTTGCGTTTTATTTAAGATCATTATGGACAATGAACCTAAAGATGTCGTGTTAAAAAATCTTAAAAATTTTGTTGAAGACTACATCTATCGCTTTGATGCCGACAGGCACAAGTCTTAA
- a CDS encoding TolC family protein gives MMTKPLLVLALSFVSLNASALSLPEYLEQVKKHSLSYQSNVNSAEGAALQAREADLLFTPHFFAEGRSGHDAKLSSPPVMVYDDLKSQNYSVGVSQQFNFGLKASLSYQLNKTDFDGANFGPNVPTSYWDASPRLEWSLPLWQNGFGRADRANQQLIRSQAEAAKYGNLAKVDGSLIEAEIAYWRLSSAQESLKVQQQALKAAQNIYNYVNEKKRKNLGEAADVLQATALVEAYQLQLKQAEIEEQAAKRNFNLHLNQDFNTEVPVLSALDLQALENVEVTKVRPGDRADVKAAQAQTELARANSQVVLERNRPKVDLYGIYAMNGREAKATDAMTDVNRADRETAFIGVRLQVPLNFSATSDAREGARKSVLAAEQNEKYIKFTQDQHWADLVEKIEEAKATLKLTTAMEKAQKSKLDNERVRLRQGRTTTYQILLFEQDYSQAQASRIRAASQILALQSQLKLYQASNSDAADGI, from the coding sequence ATGATGACGAAACCCTTACTTGTCTTAGCGCTAAGTTTTGTATCGCTTAACGCTTCCGCACTTAGTTTACCCGAATACCTTGAACAGGTAAAAAAGCACAGTCTTTCCTACCAAAGCAATGTGAATAGCGCCGAAGGTGCTGCTTTGCAGGCTCGTGAAGCTGACTTACTTTTTACTCCGCATTTTTTTGCTGAAGGTCGCAGTGGCCACGACGCCAAGCTTTCTAGCCCACCCGTCATGGTTTACGATGACCTGAAATCGCAAAACTATTCTGTTGGTGTATCTCAGCAGTTTAACTTCGGTCTAAAAGCCTCTTTATCTTACCAATTAAACAAAACAGATTTTGATGGAGCCAACTTCGGTCCCAACGTGCCCACCTCTTATTGGGATGCATCTCCGCGCCTAGAGTGGTCTTTACCCCTTTGGCAGAATGGTTTTGGTCGTGCAGATCGCGCCAATCAACAGTTAATCCGTAGCCAAGCCGAAGCCGCTAAATATGGTAACTTAGCCAAAGTTGATGGTTCTTTAATTGAAGCGGAAATCGCTTACTGGAGACTATCTTCTGCTCAAGAAAGCTTGAAAGTCCAACAACAAGCTTTGAAAGCAGCACAGAACATCTATAACTATGTAAACGAAAAGAAACGTAAGAACTTAGGTGAAGCTGCTGATGTATTACAAGCCACTGCATTAGTTGAAGCTTATCAATTACAATTGAAACAAGCCGAAATCGAAGAACAAGCGGCAAAACGTAATTTCAACTTACATCTCAATCAAGACTTCAATACTGAAGTTCCTGTTTTGAGCGCTCTGGATCTACAAGCTTTAGAAAATGTGGAAGTCACTAAAGTCCGCCCTGGTGACAGAGCAGACGTAAAAGCCGCACAAGCTCAAACAGAGCTAGCGCGCGCGAATAGCCAAGTCGTTTTAGAGCGTAACCGTCCTAAAGTAGATCTCTATGGTATCTATGCAATGAATGGTCGTGAGGCCAAAGCCACTGATGCGATGACTGATGTTAATCGTGCAGATCGCGAAACAGCTTTTATCGGTGTCAGACTGCAAGTTCCTTTGAATTTCAGCGCCACATCGGACGCTCGCGAAGGGGCACGTAAAAGTGTTTTAGCTGCGGAACAAAATGAAAAATATATTAAATTTACGCAAGACCAACACTGGGCTGATCTTGTTGAAAAAATCGAAGAAGCAAAAGCAACTCTGAAATTGACTACAGCGATGGAAAAAGCTCAAAAATCAAAATTGGATAATGAACGTGTTCGCCTAAGACAAGGCCGTACAACTACGTATCAAATCCTATTGTTCGAACAAGATTACAGCCAAGCGCAGGCGTCTCGTATCCGTGCAGCTTCGCAAATTTTAGCTTTACAATCACAACTTAAACTTTATCAGGCCTCAAACTCTGACGCCGCAGATGGGATCTAA
- a CDS encoding efflux RND transporter permease subunit, protein MSLANVSIKRPIFITSVIIAILAAGIAGFKAMSVDLYPDVSIPVVSVQTVYPGAGPEEIENLISRPIEDNVSTISGIKRLTSRNLEGVSMVIVEFQSTVEAKDAEQQVRDKINLTKPNLPDDIEEPVIKKFDPADSPIMMLALSAKDIGDAKLYDIADRYVKPRLEQVNNVGAIEIVGGRKREVHVILDRQKLKAREISVGQVAAQIGASGENIPSGKVNKGDQELIFRGLGEFRSVPEVADTLVNLYGNEVPTRVADLGTVVDTLEDEKTRSFFEGDKVIVLQVFRQAGSNTLSVTDDIKKQLVKIEPELSQLEGTPQLQVVIDSSRVIRNNVADVYETIIIGIILTVITVFFFLGSMRSTLITALSLPVSLIGAFALMKFAGFSINVVSLLALTLAVGLLIDDAIVVIENIYRRMELGENSLEGAEKGTSEIQMAVFAITLVVIAVFVPVAMMTGIVGQFLKQFGLTVAISMAISLFVALTIIPMLAAYFGGDGHGAHGKQHKPHGLYEKTIGRMLRGFDRFQTWLENVYENMLEWSLRHTRLTIAGTFVVFALSIYTVAHVPSEFIPDDDSGEVAVTLELAPGASLDRTAQAVDEVNTIIKKNSDVEFSLVTIGGVYGEANKADILVKLKPTRKITSLMYRDQLRQELAGFVEEYNPIVKKYDTSGGMQAQPITLNLLSPNPEALAKAADQVFERLKNDPRVKDPNTNYRTGKPEMQVRLKPGAAKEYGINTSTMGVELRAQVEGLTTAKFREMGREYDVRVRLKDDQRDLQKDFKNIYVPNINRKLVRLSDIANGEVVAGPASIERQDRSRYVQLTASVAPGVGLSEVVNDLVKSMTTGDTKLPVDVRYSFAGDAENMQELAGSAVLAIIFGTLCVYLILASLYESFITPITILVALPLALSGAFLGLFITGKTINLFAILGLFMLIGVAGKNGILLVDFTKQLMDQGIDRTTALIRAGRTRLRPILMTSFALIAGTLPIAIGLNPASRTRTSMGVAIVAGVLLSTILTLIVVPALFVYVDRFRVWANNYGARFTSHEKSGAAPTASQHQEEKEIETVQPAIVNSNASEPTEA, encoded by the coding sequence ATGAGTCTCGCTAACGTATCCATTAAAAGACCGATCTTTATCACCAGTGTGATCATTGCGATTCTTGCTGCCGGTATCGCTGGTTTTAAAGCCATGAGTGTCGACTTATACCCTGACGTCAGTATCCCTGTCGTATCAGTACAAACAGTCTACCCTGGAGCAGGCCCAGAAGAGATTGAAAACTTAATCAGTCGCCCTATTGAGGACAATGTCAGTACAATATCCGGAATTAAGCGTCTGACATCGCGAAACCTTGAAGGCGTCAGTATGGTTATCGTCGAGTTCCAAAGTACTGTGGAAGCGAAAGATGCCGAGCAACAAGTTCGTGATAAAATCAATCTGACGAAGCCAAACTTGCCAGATGATATTGAAGAACCTGTCATTAAAAAGTTTGACCCTGCAGATAGCCCTATCATGATGTTGGCCTTATCTGCCAAGGATATCGGCGATGCAAAACTTTATGACATTGCAGATAGATACGTTAAGCCGCGCTTAGAGCAAGTGAATAACGTCGGTGCGATTGAAATCGTCGGTGGACGAAAAAGAGAAGTTCACGTTATCCTTGATCGTCAAAAGCTTAAAGCTCGTGAAATTTCTGTCGGACAAGTAGCGGCACAAATTGGAGCTTCAGGTGAAAACATCCCAAGTGGTAAAGTTAACAAAGGTGATCAAGAGTTAATTTTCCGTGGCCTAGGTGAATTTCGTTCTGTTCCAGAAGTTGCAGATACACTAGTTAACCTTTACGGAAATGAAGTTCCTACCCGCGTAGCCGATCTTGGTACTGTTGTTGATACATTAGAAGATGAAAAAACACGCAGTTTCTTTGAGGGCGATAAAGTTATCGTGCTTCAAGTGTTCAGACAAGCTGGATCAAATACTTTAAGTGTTACAGATGACATCAAAAAACAACTTGTTAAAATCGAACCTGAGCTATCTCAATTAGAAGGAACTCCACAACTTCAAGTTGTGATCGATTCCAGCCGTGTTATCCGTAACAACGTAGCTGACGTTTACGAAACTATTATTATCGGTATTATCTTAACAGTTATCACTGTTTTCTTCTTCTTAGGAAGTATGCGTTCTACTTTAATCACAGCACTTTCATTACCGGTTTCATTGATCGGTGCCTTTGCTCTGATGAAGTTTGCAGGATTCTCTATCAACGTTGTGAGTTTATTGGCCCTAACCCTTGCCGTCGGTCTTCTTATCGATGATGCCATCGTAGTTATCGAAAATATCTACCGCCGTATGGAGCTAGGTGAAAACTCGTTAGAAGGTGCTGAAAAAGGTACGAGCGAAATCCAAATGGCTGTTTTCGCCATCACTCTTGTGGTTATCGCCGTTTTCGTTCCAGTTGCTATGATGACTGGTATCGTGGGTCAGTTCTTAAAGCAATTCGGTTTAACCGTAGCTATTTCTATGGCGATCAGTTTGTTCGTAGCCTTAACGATCATCCCAATGTTAGCCGCTTACTTCGGTGGCGATGGACATGGCGCTCATGGCAAACAACACAAACCTCATGGACTATACGAAAAAACTATTGGTCGTATGTTAAGAGGTTTCGATCGTTTCCAAACATGGTTAGAAAATGTTTACGAAAATATGTTAGAGTGGTCTTTACGTCATACACGTCTAACAATCGCGGGGACATTTGTCGTCTTTGCTCTGAGTATCTATACTGTAGCCCACGTCCCTTCTGAGTTTATCCCAGATGATGACAGTGGTGAGGTTGCTGTAACTCTTGAGTTAGCTCCAGGTGCCAGCCTTGATCGCACAGCTCAGGCAGTGGACGAAGTGAATACTATCATCAAGAAAAACTCTGATGTGGAATTTTCACTGGTGACTATTGGTGGTGTTTACGGTGAAGCAAATAAAGCCGATATCCTTGTAAAACTTAAACCAACTCGTAAAATTACAAGTTTAATGTATCGTGATCAATTGCGACAAGAACTTGCTGGTTTCGTTGAGGAGTACAACCCTATCGTAAAAAAATACGATACAAGTGGTGGTATGCAAGCACAGCCTATTACGCTGAATTTGTTGTCTCCTAACCCTGAGGCTTTAGCAAAAGCTGCTGATCAGGTTTTTGAAAGACTAAAAAATGATCCGCGCGTAAAAGATCCAAATACGAACTACAGAACTGGTAAACCAGAAATGCAAGTACGTCTTAAACCAGGGGCTGCTAAAGAGTATGGTATCAATACTTCTACTATGGGTGTTGAGTTACGCGCTCAAGTTGAGGGTTTAACAACAGCTAAGTTCCGTGAAATGGGTCGTGAGTATGATGTTCGTGTTCGTCTAAAAGACGACCAACGTGACTTACAAAAAGACTTTAAAAACATCTATGTCCCTAATATCAATAGAAAGCTTGTTAGACTTTCTGATATCGCAAATGGAGAAGTTGTTGCGGGACCAGCCTCTATCGAAAGACAAGATAGATCTCGTTACGTGCAATTGACTGCCAGTGTGGCGCCAGGTGTAGGTTTAAGTGAAGTGGTTAACGACCTTGTTAAATCTATGACTACCGGAGACACTAAATTACCTGTTGATGTTCGTTACAGCTTCGCAGGTGATGCGGAAAATATGCAAGAGTTAGCAGGTTCTGCTGTTCTAGCAATTATCTTCGGTACTCTGTGTGTGTACTTAATTCTTGCGAGTCTTTACGAATCGTTTATCACTCCGATCACGATTCTAGTGGCTCTACCTCTAGCATTGAGTGGTGCTTTCCTTGGTTTATTCATCACAGGAAAAACGATCAATCTATTTGCTATCCTCGGTCTCTTTATGTTGATTGGTGTCGCAGGTAAGAATGGTATCCTTCTAGTCGACTTTACAAAACAGTTGATGGATCAAGGTATCGATCGTACGACAGCATTAATTAGAGCTGGACGCACACGTCTTCGTCCAATCCTAATGACTTCATTTGCCTTGATCGCTGGTACACTTCCAATCGCGATTGGTCTAAATCCGGCATCAAGAACTCGTACCTCTATGGGTGTGGCGATTGTGGCCGGTGTTCTATTGTCTACAATCCTGACTCTGATCGTGGTTCCGGCTCTTTTCGTGTACGTAGATCGTTTCAGAGTGTGGGCTAATAATTATGGTGCCCGTTTCACTTCACACGAAAAATCTGGTGCTGCTCCAACAGCAAGTCAGCACCAAGAAGAGAAAGAAATCGAAACTGTTCAGCCGGCAATCGTTAACTCAAATGCCTCTGAACCAACTGAGGCCTAG
- a CDS encoding TetR family transcriptional regulator codes for MSAADLKKKILKPTKREALKCAALKLFSEKGFHAVSTKELSEKAKANISLISFYFGSKKGLLQNLFEELSQHQIFDTDRLFSGPINSREELEQKTYNFLKELTDFFSQHHELLILFFCELELESQEAQDLFPKTFVGLYQSFMAFLEKAKSQGLISAETDIEILSLRTISPISSLLRSFKSSKQHFHISLKNPEFREKLIATIAKDVAYKN; via the coding sequence ATGAGTGCGGCAGATTTAAAGAAAAAAATTCTTAAGCCCACAAAGCGAGAAGCTTTAAAATGCGCCGCACTCAAATTGTTTTCTGAAAAAGGTTTTCACGCTGTCAGCACAAAAGAACTCAGCGAAAAAGCCAAAGCCAATATCAGTCTGATTTCATTTTATTTCGGTAGCAAAAAAGGTCTTTTACAAAATCTTTTTGAAGAATTAAGTCAGCATCAAATTTTCGATACAGATCGTCTTTTCTCTGGACCGATCAACTCCCGTGAAGAGTTAGAACAAAAAACTTATAATTTTCTTAAAGAACTTACAGATTTTTTCTCGCAACACCATGAGCTTCTGATTTTATTCTTTTGTGAGCTAGAGCTTGAAAGCCAAGAGGCGCAGGATCTTTTTCCAAAAACATTTGTCGGACTTTATCAAAGCTTCATGGCTTTCTTAGAAAAGGCAAAATCCCAAGGTTTGATCTCTGCAGAGACCGATATCGAGATTTTATCTTTGCGAACTATTTCGCCTATCTCTAGTCTACTAAGAAGTTTTAAATCCAGCAAACAGCACTTCCATATCTCTTTGAAGAATCCTGAGTTTCGAGAAAAACTCATTGCCACTATCGCCAAAGATGTCGCTTATAAAAACTAG
- a CDS encoding SixA phosphatase family protein, producing the protein MTKTLIFVRHAKALDRAVALIKKIKEAQRPLTEEGIEEFRKQVKKNKKVFKEVELFITSPYLRAAQTLDILLEGLELKEAFIESNSLIEPDKNPIEFLKWLQDRGEECVVAVSHEPFLSNCLKSIFKKETDFIKIKKGAIVVIKYQKDQKKYQLVNIF; encoded by the coding sequence ATGACAAAGACGCTCATCTTTGTACGTCATGCAAAGGCATTAGATCGTGCAGTGGCACTTATTAAGAAAATTAAAGAAGCTCAACGACCGCTGACAGAAGAGGGAATAGAAGAGTTTCGTAAACAGGTAAAGAAAAATAAAAAGGTATTCAAAGAGGTGGAGCTATTTATTACAAGCCCTTATCTACGTGCGGCACAGACCTTAGATATTTTGCTGGAAGGATTGGAACTCAAAGAAGCCTTCATCGAAAGTAATTCATTGATTGAACCAGATAAGAATCCAATAGAGTTTTTAAAGTGGTTACAAGATAGAGGCGAAGAATGTGTGGTCGCTGTATCCCACGAGCCTTTTCTAAGTAACTGTCTGAAGTCTATTTTTAAAAAAGAGACTGATTTTATCAAAATCAAAAAAGGTGCAATTGTAGTTATTAAGTACCAAAAAGATCAGAAGAAGTATCAGCTCGTCAATATTTTCTAG